A genomic window from Candidatus Hydrogenedentota bacterium includes:
- a CDS encoding PQQ-binding-like beta-propeller repeat protein: MHKWVWIGLVSLAMTRMAHAGSESIEWTVALDGPAFSPTLYPNETAPSGVVVSSGKTVQLIRGDGTVAWRADMPDPAATPATVADLDEDGSFEAIAALADGTVICLDATGTTRWAHAFDTPAGGFKVIVASDLTPSRGLEILAGFDDGWLNCLSADGRLLWRFFGDRSRVGGIAIGCTDGDNVPEILHGTDNGHVYCLDNFGHVQWRYTEQAPYGRSGPNLAITQPGGAPGVFITRSNVGNATCLMALDAPDGAFLWRTSDAMQGYFSNAFADFDGDGSLEILHADKGNNLYCENADGTRRWQAELGGHGIFWAPAVADIDGDGALEVIVGVRGTDPKTGACAYVVGADGTVKSSLKLGGGSNAAPAVGDIDGDGELEAIFAVENPNQLLAMTWRGKGRVAWPSLRGNSRMTANANVPQGGASEPGVGSAPHALASLRPIGNMTVDMGEGVWGDNTWTISWKDPAQEGAFLETAVYYAGHADESRIIDVKSGATQAVVRVRLYRPEPAQVVLHLHTTDSAEPALSALREIAPNPPAFCRIETVQQVCDRALAAGANSNADTEGIETGLALLRAAVKTIESLDPGRTPAASLIQRATALRNRADALESQARMLEGFWRQNGSGSFVWWKDENPWDAFDPLETPAVLDMTMPVVVQAFQDEREDVALTLRNISAAPLDVRCTFTDPATKGMRHVEPELSKKVVLRHAVPVATALQDRVFDALPKLDSSRTIQLPPGESRQLWIVVDTHDLEPGTHELTLYLGSLDKPTTLRAVPLRIEVWPIRLPGDVFAKMNWCGFNEPETSNDAARDLIEHGVSAAYGPPLPSIPVDAEGRRAGDVDWTAFDRAMARIPRHFTLFWGGPPACKWPEGAVPKEDSDVHFNGFKTSVEELARHLESLGFTYRQWAFYPIDEPWNTGFTLVPILKRFCEMVKRADPNVQMYADPAGLVRVEYLDEFKNLVDIWQPEMNLLKRDPKLVEWFQKNAKRFWTYEAPGPAKDLPPLGHYRAFAWMAWKFGCEGAGYWVYRGEDNWWTFTNPDYSVVYETNRQITPSRRWEADRDGVEDYRALHVLREAIAKARAIGHAAEAQKAQALMDEAVEQLIGWQMANIDEITRWTKDYSLDFDLLMDYRARIAAAIMDLEQQQGHVP, from the coding sequence ATGCATAAATGGGTTTGGATAGGTTTGGTATCTCTGGCGATGACGCGCATGGCACACGCCGGCTCGGAATCCATCGAGTGGACCGTCGCGCTGGACGGACCGGCATTTTCGCCGACTTTGTATCCGAATGAGACAGCGCCGTCGGGCGTGGTTGTCTCGTCGGGGAAAACGGTACAATTGATCAGGGGCGACGGCACAGTGGCCTGGCGGGCCGATATGCCGGATCCGGCGGCAACCCCCGCAACGGTGGCCGATCTGGACGAAGACGGATCGTTCGAAGCCATCGCGGCGCTGGCCGATGGCACGGTGATATGTCTCGATGCCACAGGCACGACACGTTGGGCGCACGCTTTCGACACGCCCGCGGGGGGATTCAAAGTGATTGTCGCGTCGGATCTGACGCCGAGCCGCGGCCTTGAAATCCTGGCCGGATTCGACGACGGCTGGCTCAACTGCCTGAGTGCCGACGGACGGCTGTTGTGGCGCTTCTTCGGCGACCGGTCGCGCGTGGGCGGAATCGCGATCGGGTGTACAGACGGCGACAACGTCCCCGAAATCCTCCACGGCACCGACAACGGACACGTGTATTGCCTCGACAACTTTGGACATGTTCAATGGCGGTATACGGAACAAGCCCCTTACGGGCGATCGGGTCCGAATCTTGCCATAACGCAGCCGGGCGGCGCACCGGGCGTATTCATCACGCGCAGCAATGTCGGCAACGCAACATGCCTGATGGCGCTGGATGCGCCGGACGGCGCGTTTCTGTGGCGGACAAGCGACGCGATGCAGGGATATTTCTCGAACGCTTTCGCGGATTTCGACGGCGACGGATCGCTCGAAATTCTTCATGCGGACAAAGGCAACAACCTATATTGCGAAAATGCGGACGGCACGCGGCGCTGGCAGGCCGAACTGGGCGGGCATGGAATTTTCTGGGCGCCCGCCGTCGCGGATATTGACGGCGACGGCGCACTCGAAGTCATTGTGGGGGTTCGCGGAACGGATCCGAAAACGGGCGCGTGCGCCTATGTCGTGGGCGCGGACGGCACCGTAAAGTCTTCGCTAAAACTCGGCGGCGGTTCAAACGCGGCGCCGGCCGTCGGCGACATAGACGGCGACGGCGAGTTGGAAGCAATCTTCGCGGTTGAAAATCCGAATCAATTGCTGGCGATGACGTGGCGCGGCAAAGGCCGTGTCGCATGGCCATCTCTACGCGGCAATTCGCGCATGACGGCCAACGCGAACGTCCCACAGGGCGGCGCTTCGGAACCGGGCGTCGGATCGGCGCCGCATGCGCTGGCAAGTTTGCGTCCGATCGGCAATATGACGGTTGACATGGGCGAAGGGGTGTGGGGCGACAACACGTGGACGATTTCGTGGAAGGATCCCGCGCAGGAAGGCGCGTTTCTCGAGACGGCCGTGTATTACGCGGGCCACGCCGACGAATCGCGTATAATTGACGTCAAATCAGGCGCGACACAGGCCGTGGTTCGTGTGCGGCTGTACCGTCCCGAACCCGCGCAGGTGGTCCTGCACCTGCACACTACCGACAGCGCCGAGCCGGCCCTGTCCGCGTTGCGTGAAATCGCGCCGAATCCGCCGGCCTTCTGTCGCATCGAGACGGTTCAGCAGGTCTGCGATCGGGCGCTGGCGGCCGGTGCGAATTCCAACGCCGACACGGAAGGGATTGAAACCGGTCTTGCCCTCCTTCGGGCCGCCGTGAAAACAATCGAGTCGCTTGACCCAGGCCGGACGCCGGCGGCATCGCTCATCCAACGCGCAACGGCGCTGCGCAATAGGGCTGACGCGCTTGAGTCACAGGCGCGGATGCTCGAAGGATTCTGGCGGCAAAACGGTTCCGGCTCGTTCGTGTGGTGGAAGGACGAAAATCCATGGGACGCGTTCGATCCCCTTGAAACGCCGGCGGTGCTCGATATGACCATGCCGGTCGTCGTGCAGGCATTTCAGGACGAACGCGAGGATGTCGCGCTTACGTTGCGCAACATTTCCGCCGCGCCGCTCGATGTGCGTTGCACGTTCACCGATCCCGCGACGAAAGGCATGCGGCACGTCGAGCCGGAGTTGTCGAAGAAGGTTGTGCTTCGACATGCTGTGCCCGTTGCAACGGCGTTGCAGGATCGCGTATTCGATGCATTGCCTAAACTCGACTCGTCGCGCACGATACAGTTGCCGCCCGGCGAGTCGCGGCAACTTTGGATTGTCGTTGACACGCATGACCTCGAACCGGGCACTCACGAATTGACGCTGTACCTCGGCAGTCTCGACAAGCCCACAACCCTCCGGGCCGTTCCGTTGCGCATCGAAGTGTGGCCTATTCGCTTGCCCGGGGATGTCTTCGCAAAAATGAACTGGTGCGGTTTCAACGAGCCGGAAACATCGAACGATGCCGCGCGCGATCTGATTGAACACGGCGTCTCGGCGGCCTATGGACCTCCGCTGCCCTCGATTCCGGTGGATGCCGAAGGCCGCCGCGCGGGCGATGTGGACTGGACCGCGTTCGATCGTGCGATGGCGCGCATCCCAAGGCATTTCACCCTGTTCTGGGGCGGGCCGCCGGCCTGCAAATGGCCCGAAGGCGCCGTGCCGAAAGAAGACAGCGACGTGCATTTCAACGGATTCAAAACCAGCGTCGAAGAACTGGCGCGGCATCTGGAAAGTCTGGGATTCACCTACCGCCAATGGGCGTTCTATCCCATTGACGAACCGTGGAACACCGGCTTCACGCTTGTCCCCATCCTGAAACGCTTTTGTGAAATGGTCAAACGCGCCGATCCGAACGTCCAGATGTACGCTGATCCGGCGGGCCTTGTGCGTGTCGAGTATCTCGACGAATTCAAGAATCTTGTGGACATCTGGCAGCCGGAAATGAACCTGCTCAAGCGCGATCCGAAACTCGTCGAGTGGTTTCAAAAGAACGCCAAGCGGTTCTGGACCTATGAGGCGCCGGGACCGGCCAAGGATCTGCCGCCGCTCGGCCATTATCGTGCATTCGCGTGGATGGCCTGGAAATTCGGATGCGAAGGCGCGGGATACTGGGTGTATCGCGGCGAGGACAACTGGTGGACGTTCACGAATCCGGATTATTCTGTGGTCTATGAAACGAACCGGCAGATAACGCCGTCGCGCCGTTGGGAAGCCGACCGCGACGGCGTGGAGGACTATCGTGCCCTCCACGTGCTGCGAGAAGCCATTGCCAAGGCGCGCGCCATCGGCCACGCCGCTGAAGCCCAAAAAGCGCAGGCGCTCATGGATGAAGCCGTCGAACAATTGATCGGCTGGCAGATGGCAAACATTGACGAAATCACGCGATGGACAAAAGATTATTCACTGGATTTCGACTTGCTCATGGACTACCGCGCGCGTATCGCCGCGGCCATCATGGATCTTGAACAACAGCAGGGGCACGTCCCATGA
- a CDS encoding 5-formyltetrahydrofolate cyclo-ligase → MTSKDELRRIALAARRALSPEMAAAKSAAIAERVRALEAFQQAPCVLGYVASKDNEVDTRALMDGVLREGRPVLVPVAKPRGIMIWSALRDWNDLAESRFGILEPRAESMRPTTPPPGSVCLVPGIAFSEDGYRIGYGGGYFDRFLAGFDGVSIGLAFREQLYPRWIPEAHDIPVQMLVTD, encoded by the coding sequence ATGACAAGCAAAGACGAATTGCGCCGTATCGCGTTGGCCGCGCGCCGGGCCCTTTCGCCCGAGATGGCCGCCGCGAAAAGCGCCGCCATTGCGGAGCGCGTCCGGGCGCTGGAAGCCTTTCAACAGGCCCCGTGCGTACTGGGCTACGTGGCGTCGAAAGACAACGAAGTGGACACGCGGGCCTTGATGGACGGCGTGCTGCGGGAAGGGCGGCCCGTGCTCGTGCCCGTGGCGAAACCGCGGGGCATCATGATTTGGTCCGCCCTGCGCGATTGGAACGATCTCGCCGAAAGTCGGTTCGGCATTCTCGAACCGCGCGCGGAATCCATGCGTCCCACAACGCCGCCGCCCGGCTCCGTCTGCCTCGTCCCGGGCATCGCATTCAGCGAGGACGGCTATCGCATCGGTTATGGCGGAGGTTACTTCGATCGCTTCCTTGCCGGCTTCGACGGCGTCAGCATTGGACTTGCCTTTCGCGAACAACTGTATCCGCGCTGGATTCCAGAGGCCCACGACATTCCCGTCCAAATGCTCGTGACCGACTGA
- a CDS encoding GDSL-type esterase/lipase family protein, with product MKAGIPHFVGRLARAWLMYAWLLAGAPALLLAGAEFAARLGGYGADLRYLIHAENTIRPNKAFHQQFFSLPVESIMDWDCAEYMAATPKPANVRRVIVLGESAAYGSPFGGYGFARYLEMMLREAFPGIRIEVINAAVPGTNSNVLQVMASYFPELEPDVVLLYMGNNEGNPPFTSPALSKALPFIPRPMLFRAEVAINRLRLIQMARNRRHDQAPPLVWPNEDTPDNPALNDFEANLGVIVKEARRMGADVVLCTLGRNAAENAATQAASDISAIPRSAFNQRILAFARRAAEGPVRLVDFDRACWVYSGKVAAPGYDLFCDVLHFTFEGNHLLAASVFPEVAAIIESKGGHRADTSPLSQSECERRMGLGAAGKVWLIEQGVRNGNRSGKLATTEAYANLLRNQVGPDPQKEILDDFETALRLNPDDGALRVHFVRWLIECNETERAYREAAELAARFPASRAANRLLAQTREPKGDAEGARRAYLRTLAMYPDDTLSRQALQRLGNAPPAR from the coding sequence ATGAAAGCGGGCATTCCGCATTTCGTGGGACGCCTTGCACGCGCATGGCTCATGTACGCATGGCTCTTGGCCGGTGCGCCGGCGCTGCTTCTGGCGGGGGCTGAATTCGCCGCGCGACTCGGCGGATACGGCGCCGATTTGCGCTATCTAATCCACGCGGAAAACACGATTCGACCTAACAAGGCCTTTCATCAGCAATTTTTCTCGCTGCCGGTCGAAAGTATCATGGACTGGGATTGCGCGGAATACATGGCCGCAACGCCGAAACCCGCGAATGTCCGTCGCGTGATTGTTCTGGGCGAATCGGCGGCCTACGGCAGCCCGTTCGGCGGCTACGGTTTCGCGCGTTATCTGGAGATGATGCTGCGCGAGGCATTTCCCGGCATCCGCATCGAGGTCATCAACGCCGCCGTGCCGGGAACGAATTCGAACGTCCTGCAAGTCATGGCGTCGTATTTCCCCGAACTCGAACCCGATGTGGTTCTGCTGTACATGGGCAACAACGAGGGAAATCCGCCTTTCACAAGCCCGGCCTTGTCAAAGGCGCTGCCGTTCATTCCACGCCCGATGCTCTTCCGTGCCGAAGTTGCAATCAACCGGCTACGCCTGATTCAAATGGCGCGAAACCGCCGGCATGATCAGGCGCCACCGCTAGTGTGGCCGAACGAAGACACGCCCGATAATCCTGCCCTAAACGACTTCGAGGCCAATCTCGGCGTAATCGTCAAAGAAGCGCGGAGAATGGGCGCGGACGTCGTGCTGTGTACGCTCGGCCGCAATGCCGCCGAAAACGCCGCCACGCAGGCCGCGAGCGACATCTCGGCCATACCGCGATCGGCCTTCAACCAACGCATCCTTGCGTTTGCCCGCCGCGCAGCCGAAGGCCCGGTGCGGTTAGTGGATTTCGACCGTGCCTGCTGGGTCTATTCCGGAAAGGTTGCGGCGCCTGGATACGATTTATTCTGCGACGTGCTCCATTTTACCTTCGAGGGGAACCACCTTCTGGCGGCATCGGTTTTTCCCGAAGTAGCCGCCATCATCGAATCAAAAGGAGGCCACCGCGCCGACACCTCCCCCCTGTCTCAATCCGAATGCGAACGCCGGATGGGTTTAGGCGCGGCGGGAAAAGTGTGGCTCATCGAGCAAGGGGTGCGAAACGGGAATCGTTCAGGAAAGTTGGCCACGACGGAAGCATACGCAAACCTGTTGCGCAATCAAGTGGGGCCGGACCCGCAAAAGGAAATATTGGACGATTTTGAAACGGCCTTGCGATTGAACCCGGATGACGGCGCGCTACGCGTTCACTTCGTCCGATGGCTGATCGAATGCAACGAGACAGAAAGGGCATACCGGGAGGCAGCGGAACTCGCCGCCCGCTTCCCGGCGTCGCGCGCGGCAAACCGTCTCCTTGCGCAAACACGCGAACCCAAGGGCGATGCGGAAGGGGCGCGGCGCGCCTATCTTCGCACGCTCGCGATGTATCCGGACGATACACTTTCCCGGCAAGCTCTTCAGCGCCTTGGCAACGCGCCGCCCGCCCGGTGA
- a CDS encoding glycosyltransferase family 39 protein: MSRGGLQNIGASPENRNRFALLDGCLIVFLAALAIALRGIHLSEQSVWYDEYITIRFADAPSLLECLREQLQWDWHMVPVYHTFEYYAYQWSGGSVMAVRGLSVLFAAGSAIVIYLLGRRLYGAWAGAVAGALFAMSPFHIFHGQEIRPYSLVTLLAMLSVYCFVRAVAGDGRRWWMLHAAFNLALMWTHLLAAILLAPLGLFLILLHARAWRRTFLWGMTHVFFLMFIVLWIHSLQGGMDSPKAPPPPAKALWDDWFHRDPVYLHWVFGSLPLDKTPEEIGSVVHRILMVQPRYENVLAWSFAAACALLLVGSLVQSGIGGKGSPNDRQPPPLQAVVLLLLIFTIPSTILFALTWATRLELFQARFSAYSSPALYLMAGGFVANLGVWLRPSRPDSRIAHGVRAMAAAGIVFLMGVQTVLGVGLPIRQGYLAAARTLRTEKHEGEKLVAHGLYTQWLLAYNLGDPPMPAIESHGFDGLCHATDALLQSKEPFWVVLTAVPPHCPWPPDMSGLAERYAAYLTERGAPFETKRFLGMQNVHLFHVTAFRASS, from the coding sequence ATGAGCCGCGGCGGCCTCCAAAACATCGGCGCTTCACCGGAAAACCGCAACCGGTTCGCGCTGCTCGACGGATGCCTAATCGTTTTCCTGGCAGCGCTGGCCATCGCATTGCGCGGCATTCATCTTTCCGAACAATCCGTCTGGTACGACGAGTATATTACCATCCGATTCGCCGATGCGCCCAGCCTGCTCGAATGTCTTCGCGAACAACTCCAATGGGACTGGCACATGGTGCCCGTATACCATACCTTCGAATACTATGCGTATCAATGGTCGGGCGGGAGCGTCATGGCGGTGCGGGGATTGTCCGTCCTTTTCGCGGCGGGATCGGCGATCGTCATCTATCTTCTTGGACGCCGGTTATATGGCGCATGGGCCGGCGCTGTGGCCGGTGCGCTTTTCGCCATGTCGCCTTTCCACATTTTTCATGGGCAGGAAATCCGTCCGTATTCGCTGGTTACGCTGCTGGCCATGCTTTCCGTGTATTGTTTCGTGCGCGCGGTCGCCGGAGACGGCCGGCGGTGGTGGATGTTGCACGCCGCGTTCAACCTAGCGTTGATGTGGACGCATCTGTTGGCGGCGATACTTCTGGCGCCGTTGGGCCTGTTTTTGATCCTGCTTCATGCGCGCGCGTGGCGGCGCACTTTTTTATGGGGCATGACGCACGTCTTTTTTTTGATGTTTATTGTCCTATGGATACATTCGCTCCAGGGCGGCATGGACAGTCCCAAGGCGCCGCCGCCCCCCGCCAAGGCCCTTTGGGACGACTGGTTTCATCGCGATCCGGTCTATCTGCATTGGGTGTTCGGTTCGCTGCCCCTGGACAAGACGCCCGAAGAAATCGGTTCGGTCGTCCATCGAATTTTGATGGTCCAGCCCCGGTATGAAAACGTCCTGGCGTGGTCCTTCGCCGCGGCATGCGCCCTTCTGCTGGTTGGATCGCTTGTGCAAAGCGGGATTGGCGGGAAAGGTTCGCCCAATGACCGTCAGCCGCCGCCTTTGCAAGCGGTTGTTTTGCTGTTGCTCATTTTTACCATTCCAAGCACGATCTTGTTCGCGCTGACATGGGCAACGCGGCTCGAACTGTTTCAGGCCCGTTTCTCGGCGTATAGTTCCCCCGCGTTGTATTTGATGGCCGGTGGGTTCGTGGCGAACTTGGGCGTCTGGCTGCGGCCCTCGCGTCCCGATTCGCGCATCGCGCACGGCGTGCGCGCGATGGCCGCAGCGGGGATCGTCTTCCTTATGGGGGTGCAAACCGTTCTTGGCGTGGGATTGCCGATTCGCCAGGGGTATCTTGCCGCGGCCCGGACGCTGCGCACCGAAAAACACGAAGGGGAAAAACTCGTCGCCCACGGCCTCTACACCCAATGGCTGCTCGCCTATAATCTGGGCGATCCGCCCATGCCGGCCATCGAAAGTCATGGATTCGACGGTTTGTGTCACGCGACGGATGCGTTGCTGCAATCGAAAGAACCTTTCTGGGTTGTGCTGACCGCCGTGCCTCCGCATTGTCCCTGGCCTCCGGACATGTCGGGCCTTGCCGAACGGTACGCGGCCTACTTGACGGAACGCGGCGCGCCATTCGAGACGAAGCGGTTTTTAGGCATGCAGAATGTCCACCTGTTTCACGTGACGGCTTTTCGCGCGTCTTCCTGA